One stretch of Callospermophilus lateralis isolate mCalLat2 chromosome 11, mCalLat2.hap1, whole genome shotgun sequence DNA includes these proteins:
- the Nat9 gene encoding alpha/beta-tubulin-N-acetyltransferase 9 isoform X1, producing the protein MRLNQNTLLLGKKVVLVPYTSEHVPRYHEWMKSEELQRLTASEPLTLEQEYAMQCSWREDADKCTFIVLDAEKWQTQPVPTEESCMAGDVNLFLTDIEDPTLGEIEVMIAEPSCRGQGFGTEAALLMMSYGVTKLGLTKFEAKIGQGNEPSIRMFQKLHFKQVAVSSIFQEVTFRLTMSEAERQWLLEQTSHVEEKPYREGSTEPH; encoded by the exons ATGAGGTTGAATCAGAACACCTTGTTGCTGGGGAAGAAGGTGGTCCTGGTACCCTACACTTCAGAACACGTGCCTAG GTACCATGAGTGGATGAAATCAGAGGAACTGCAGCGTTTGACAGCCTCAGAGCCACTGACCCTGGAGCAGGAGTATGCTATGCAGTGCAGCTGGCGGGAAGATGCAGACA AGTGCACCTTCATTGTGCTGGATGCAGAGAAGTGGCAGACTCAGCCAGTCCCCACCGAAGAGAGCTGCATGGCAGGAGATGTGAACCTGTTTCTCACTGATATAGAAGACCCCACCCTGGGGGAGATTGAAGTCATGATTGCAG AGCCCAGCTGCAGGGGCCAGGGTTTTGGCACTGAGGCTGCTCTTCTGATGATGTCTTACG GAGTGACTAAGCTGGGTCTGACCAAGTTTGAGGCTAAAATCGGTCAAGGAAATGAACCCAGCATCCGGATGTTCCAGAAACTTCATTTCAAGCAA GTGGCTGTGAGCAGCATCTTTCAGGAGGTGACGTTCAGACTGACCATGAGTGAGGCCGAGCGGCAGTGGCTTCTGGAGCAGACCAGCCACGTGGAAGAGAAGCCCTATAGAGAAGGGTCCACAGAGCCCCACTGA
- the Nat9 gene encoding alpha/beta-tubulin-N-acetyltransferase 9 isoform X3 — MRLNQNTLLLGKKVVLVPYTSEHVPRYHEWMKSEELQRLTASEPLTLEQEYAMQCSWREDADKCTFIVLDAEKWQTQPVPTEESCMAGDVNLFLTDIEDPTLGEIEVMIAEPSCRGQGFGTEAALLMMSYGGCEQHLSGGDVQTDHE, encoded by the exons ATGAGGTTGAATCAGAACACCTTGTTGCTGGGGAAGAAGGTGGTCCTGGTACCCTACACTTCAGAACACGTGCCTAG GTACCATGAGTGGATGAAATCAGAGGAACTGCAGCGTTTGACAGCCTCAGAGCCACTGACCCTGGAGCAGGAGTATGCTATGCAGTGCAGCTGGCGGGAAGATGCAGACA AGTGCACCTTCATTGTGCTGGATGCAGAGAAGTGGCAGACTCAGCCAGTCCCCACCGAAGAGAGCTGCATGGCAGGAGATGTGAACCTGTTTCTCACTGATATAGAAGACCCCACCCTGGGGGAGATTGAAGTCATGATTGCAG AGCCCAGCTGCAGGGGCCAGGGTTTTGGCACTGAGGCTGCTCTTCTGATGATGTCTTACG GTGGCTGTGAGCAGCATCTTTCAGGAGGTGACGTTCAGACTGACCATGAGTGA
- the Nat9 gene encoding alpha/beta-tubulin-N-acetyltransferase 9 isoform X2 has protein sequence MRLNQNTLLLGKKVVLVPYTSEHVPRYHEWMKSEELQRLTASEPLTLEQEYAMQCSWREDADKCTFIVLDAEKWQTQPVPTEESCMAGDVNLFLTDIEDPTLGEIEVMIAGVTKLGLTKFEAKIGQGNEPSIRMFQKLHFKQVAVSSIFQEVTFRLTMSEAERQWLLEQTSHVEEKPYREGSTEPH, from the exons ATGAGGTTGAATCAGAACACCTTGTTGCTGGGGAAGAAGGTGGTCCTGGTACCCTACACTTCAGAACACGTGCCTAG GTACCATGAGTGGATGAAATCAGAGGAACTGCAGCGTTTGACAGCCTCAGAGCCACTGACCCTGGAGCAGGAGTATGCTATGCAGTGCAGCTGGCGGGAAGATGCAGACA AGTGCACCTTCATTGTGCTGGATGCAGAGAAGTGGCAGACTCAGCCAGTCCCCACCGAAGAGAGCTGCATGGCAGGAGATGTGAACCTGTTTCTCACTGATATAGAAGACCCCACCCTGGGGGAGATTGAAGTCATGATTGCAG GAGTGACTAAGCTGGGTCTGACCAAGTTTGAGGCTAAAATCGGTCAAGGAAATGAACCCAGCATCCGGATGTTCCAGAAACTTCATTTCAAGCAA GTGGCTGTGAGCAGCATCTTTCAGGAGGTGACGTTCAGACTGACCATGAGTGAGGCCGAGCGGCAGTGGCTTCTGGAGCAGACCAGCCACGTGGAAGAGAAGCCCTATAGAGAAGGGTCCACAGAGCCCCACTGA
- the Nherf1 gene encoding Na(+)/H(+) exchange regulatory cofactor NHE-RF1: MSADAAAGAPLPRLCCLEKGPNGYGFHLHGEKGKVGQFIRLVEPGSPAEKAGLLAGDRLVEVNGENVEKETHQQVVSRIRAALNAVRLLVVDPEADEQLKKLGVQVGEELLRTQEGPGQAESPAATEGQGTGAENEPREAEKSQPERRELRPRLCTMKKGANGYGFNLHSDKSKPGQFIRAVDPDSPAEASGLRAQDRIVEVNGVCMEGKQHGDVVAAIKAGGDETKLLVVDKETDEFFKKCRVIPSKEHLNGPLPEPFTNGEIQKDNSRETLPETASESPRPALARSTSSDTSEELNSQDSPKKQDSTEPSSTSSSDPILDFNISLAMAKERAHQKRSSKRAPQMDWSKKNELFSNL, encoded by the exons ATGAGCGCGGACGCGGCAGCCGGGGCGCCCCTGCCCCGGCTCTGCTGCCTGGAGAAGGGTCCGAACGGCTACGGCTTCCACCTGCACGGGGAGAAGGGCAAGGTGGGCCAGTTTATCCGGCTGGTGGAGCCCGGCTCGCCCGCTGAGAAAGCGGGGCTGTTGGCTGGGGACCGGCTGGTGGAGGTGAACGGCGAGAATGTCGAGAAGGAAACCCACCAGCAGGTGGTGAGCCGGATCCGCGCCGCGCTCAACGCGGTGCGCCTGCTGGTGGTGGACCCCGAGGCTGACGAGCAGCTGAAAAAGCTAGGCGTCCAGGTCGGGGAGGAGCTGCTGCGCACCCAGGAAGGGCCAGGACAGGCCGAATCGCCGGCCGCCACCGAGGGGCAGGGAACTGGCGCCGAAAATGAACCGCGTGAGGCCGAGAAGAGCCAGCCGGAGCGG CGTGAGCTTCGGCCTCGACTCTGTACCATGAAGAAGGGTGCCAACGGCTACGGTTTCAACCTGCACAGTGACAAGTCTAAGCCAGGCCAGTTCATCCGGGCAGTGGACCCAGACTCCCCGGCCGAGGCCTCCGGGCTCCGGGCCCAGGACCGCATTGTGGAG GTGAATGGGGTCTGCATGGAGGGCAAACAACATGGGGACGTGGTGGCTGCCATCAAGGCTGGAGGGGACGAGACCAAGCTGCTCGTGGTAGACAAGGAAACTGATGAGTTCTTCAAAAAGTGCAGAGTGATCCCATCTAAGGAGCATCTGAATG GTCCTTTGCCTGAGCCCTTCaccaatggggagatacagaag GACAACAGTCGGGAAACCCTGCCGGAGACAGCCTCAGAGAGCCCCAGGCCAGCCCTGGCGAGATCCACCTCCAGCGACACCAGTGAGGAG CTAAATTCCCAAGACAGCCCCAAGAAACAGGACTCCACAGAGCCCTCGTCTACCTCCTCCTCTGACCCCATCTTGGACTTCAACATCTCCTTGGCCATGGCCAAAGAGAGGGCCCACCAGAAGCGCAGCAGCAAGCGGGCCCCGCAGATGGACTGGAGCAAGAAAAATGAACTCTTTAGCAACCTCTGA
- the Rab37 gene encoding ras-related protein Rab-37 isoform X2, translated as MTGTPGAAASRDDEAAERSPPCSPSYDLTGKVMLLGDSGVGKTCFLIQFKDGAFLSGTFIATVGIDFRNKVVTVDGVRVKLQIWDTAGQERFRSVTHAYYRDAQALLLLYDITNKSSFDNIRAWLTEIHEYAQRDVVIMLLGNKADVSSERVIRSEDGETLAREYGVPFLETSAKTGMNVELAFLAIAKELKYRAGQQADGPSFQIRDYVESQKKRSSCCSFV; from the exons ATGACGGGCACGCCTGGCGCCGCCGCCTCCAGGGATGACGAGGCCGCCGAGCGCTCCCCGCCCTGCAGTCCGAGCTACGATCTCACGGGCAAG GTGATGCTTCTGGGAGACTCAGGTGTCGGCAAAACCTGTTTCCTGATCCAATTCAAAGATGGGGCCTTCCTGTCCGGGACCTTCATAGCCACGGTCGGCATAGACTTCAGG AACAAGGTGGTGACCGTGGATGGTGTGCGGGTGAAGCTGcag ATCTGGGACACCGCAGGGCAGGAGCGGTTCCGCAGTGTCACACATGCTTACTACCGAGATGCTCAGG CTTTGCTCCTGCTGTATGACATCACCAACAAATCTTCCTTCGACAACATCAGG GCCTGGCTCACAGAGATTCATGAGTATGCCCAGAGGGATGTGGTGATCATGCTGCTAGGCAACAAG GCGGATGTGAGCAGTGAAAGAGTGATACGCTCAGAGGACGGAGAGACACTGGCCAGG GAGTACGGAGTTCCCTTCTTGGAGACCAGCGCCAAGACAGGCATGAACGTGGAGTTAGCCTTTCTGGCCATTGCCAA gGAGCTGAAGTACCGTGCTGGGCAGCAGGCTGATGGGCCCAGCTTCCAGATCCGAGACTACGTGGAGTCTCAGAAGAAGCGTTCCAGCTGCTGCTCCTTTGTGTGA
- the Rab37 gene encoding ras-related protein Rab-37 isoform X4, whose translation MTGTPGAAASRDDEAAERSPPCSPSYDLTGKNKVVTVDGVRVKLQIWDTAGQERFRSVTHAYYRDAQALLLLYDITNKSSFDNIRAWLTEIHEYAQRDVVIMLLGNKADVSSERVIRSEDGETLAREYGVPFLETSAKTGMNVELAFLAIAKELKYRAGQQADGPSFQIRDYVESQKKRSSCCSFV comes from the exons ATGACGGGCACGCCTGGCGCCGCCGCCTCCAGGGATGACGAGGCCGCCGAGCGCTCCCCGCCCTGCAGTCCGAGCTACGATCTCACGGGCAAG AACAAGGTGGTGACCGTGGATGGTGTGCGGGTGAAGCTGcag ATCTGGGACACCGCAGGGCAGGAGCGGTTCCGCAGTGTCACACATGCTTACTACCGAGATGCTCAGG CTTTGCTCCTGCTGTATGACATCACCAACAAATCTTCCTTCGACAACATCAGG GCCTGGCTCACAGAGATTCATGAGTATGCCCAGAGGGATGTGGTGATCATGCTGCTAGGCAACAAG GCGGATGTGAGCAGTGAAAGAGTGATACGCTCAGAGGACGGAGAGACACTGGCCAGG GAGTACGGAGTTCCCTTCTTGGAGACCAGCGCCAAGACAGGCATGAACGTGGAGTTAGCCTTTCTGGCCATTGCCAA gGAGCTGAAGTACCGTGCTGGGCAGCAGGCTGATGGGCCCAGCTTCCAGATCCGAGACTACGTGGAGTCTCAGAAGAAGCGTTCCAGCTGCTGCTCCTTTGTGTGA